One genomic region from Cryptococcus gattii WM276 chromosome C, complete sequence encodes:
- a CDS encoding uncharacterized protein (Similar to SGTC gene model, INSD accession EAL22189.1) — MKYIYTHIKEFFKVSDWNEDIQGPFGLQPPPGDWAEFKKRIVELQQQCREGEVIKVIFAARHGQAEHNAIKERYQIPDEIVRSCCHLIRKSKWPSAQGQILYPILDPDLTDLGRSQAAALGYALQREAKRGMPLPSTWYVSPMKRAGETCGIEWGWLFEESKGKGKGHGVPATVIENLREHLHVHECDKRSSLSELQRDFPSFTYTPETTEEDELWQPGEVRGRETEEELVARRGAGIAQVLDMSEDSTYISITSHSGALRGIYKSLGVPSRSLVVGEMNILVLHVKNIEELIEMDKETAE; from the exons ATGAAATACATCTACACACATATCAAGGAATTCTTCAAGGTATCTGATTGGAATGAAGAC ATCCAAGGCCCTTTTGGCCTCCAGCCTCCACCGGGCGATTGGGCAGAGTTCAAGAAACGCATAGTCG AATTACAGCAGCAATGTCGGGAAGGAGAGGTCATCAAGGTTATTTTTGCTGCTAGGCATGGTCAAG CTGAGCACAACGCCATCAAAGAAAGATACCAAATACCGGATGAAATAGTACGTTCATGCTGTCATCTTATCCGCAAAAGCAAATGGCCATCAGCTCAA GGCCAGATCCTTTATCCCATTCTTGACCCAGACTTGACAGACCTTGGCCGTTCCCAAGCAGCCGCTCTCGGCTACGCATTGCAAAGGGAGGCGAAGAGAGGTATGCCTCTACCCAGTACGTGGTATGTGAGTCCGATGAAGCGCGCAGGAGAGACTTGCGGGATTGAATGGGGCTGGCTATTCGAAGAGAGTAAAGGCAAAGGTAAAGGTCATGGAGTACCAGCTACAGTCATTGAG AACCTGCGCGAGCATCTGCACGTCCACGAATGTGATAAACGATCTTCTCTCTCTGAGCTACAGCGGGATTTCCCTTCATTCACATATACCCCAGAAACAacggaagaagatgagCTGTGGCAGCCAGGTGAAGTTAGAGGTCGGGAGACTGAGGAAGAGCTCGTGGCTCGACGTGGGGCAGGGATCGCGCAAGTCTTGGATATGAGCGAGGATTCCACCT ATATCAGTATCACGTCCCATTCAGGAGCTTTGAGGGGGATCTACAAATCCCTTGGAGTGCCTTCTCGAAGCTTAGTAGTTGGCGAGATGAACATTTTGGTTCTTCACGTAAAGAACATTGAAGAGTTGATAGAAATGGACAAGGAAACAGCGGAATAA